One part of the Streptomyces lydicus genome encodes these proteins:
- a CDS encoding thiamine ABC transporter substrate-binding protein — MSTTSRIAASAVAAAVGMTALAGCGGSGGGSADAKTVTLVSHDSFNASKSVLAAFEKESGYKVKVLRGGDAGKAVNQAILSKGNPQGDVFFGIDNTLLSRGLDEDLFTPYKAKGLENVPAGLQLDKGRHRVTPLDYGDICVNYDRGYFARHKIAPPKTFDDLVKPRYKGLLVTENSATSSPGLAFQLATIAAYGNDGWQGYWKKLKANGIEVVDGWEQAYNDRFSGSAAGKKKGDKPLVVSYASSPPAEVLGKKPAPAEAPTGVATGTCFRQIEFGGLLKGAKNEKGGKALLDFLLSRTFQEDEPLQMFVNPAREDAKVPELFTKYGAKIDKPATLAPGTITKNREQWIKQWSSLVLK, encoded by the coding sequence GTGAGCACCACCAGCAGAATCGCCGCCTCGGCCGTCGCCGCCGCGGTCGGCATGACCGCGCTCGCCGGGTGCGGCGGCTCGGGCGGCGGGAGCGCGGACGCCAAGACCGTCACGCTCGTCAGCCATGACTCGTTCAACGCCTCCAAGTCCGTGCTCGCCGCGTTCGAGAAGGAGAGCGGCTACAAGGTGAAGGTCCTCCGGGGCGGGGATGCCGGCAAGGCCGTCAACCAGGCGATCCTGTCGAAGGGCAACCCCCAGGGGGACGTGTTCTTCGGCATCGACAACACCCTGCTGTCGCGCGGCCTCGACGAGGACCTCTTCACCCCGTACAAGGCCAAGGGGCTGGAGAACGTGCCGGCCGGGCTGCAGCTGGACAAGGGGCGGCACCGCGTCACGCCGCTCGACTACGGCGACATCTGCGTGAACTACGACCGCGGCTACTTCGCCCGGCACAAGATCGCGCCCCCGAAGACCTTCGACGACCTGGTCAAGCCCCGCTACAAGGGGCTGCTCGTCACGGAGAACTCCGCCACCTCCTCGCCCGGCCTCGCCTTCCAGCTGGCCACCATCGCGGCGTACGGCAACGACGGCTGGCAGGGGTACTGGAAGAAGCTCAAGGCCAACGGCATCGAGGTCGTCGACGGCTGGGAGCAGGCGTACAACGACCGGTTCTCCGGCTCCGCCGCCGGCAAGAAGAAGGGCGACAAGCCGCTGGTGGTGTCCTACGCCTCCAGCCCGCCCGCCGAGGTGCTCGGCAAGAAGCCCGCACCCGCGGAGGCACCGACCGGCGTCGCGACCGGCACCTGCTTCCGGCAGATCGAGTTCGGTGGGCTCCTGAAGGGCGCGAAGAACGAGAAGGGCGGCAAGGCGCTGCTGGACTTCCTGCTGAGCCGGACGTTCCAGGAGGACGAGCCGCTGCAGATGTTCGTCAATCCGGCCCGTGAGGACGCCAAGGTACCGGAGCTGTTCACCAAGTACGGCGCGAAGATCGACAAGCCCGCGACGCTGGCCCCCGGGACGATCACCAAGAACCGCGAACAGTGGATCAAGCAGTGGTCCTCGCTCGTCCTGAAGTAA